One window of the Salvelinus alpinus chromosome 13, SLU_Salpinus.1, whole genome shotgun sequence genome contains the following:
- the LOC139537945 gene encoding low affinity immunoglobulin epsilon Fc receptor-like isoform X2, translated as MAGEPNGANGGSVGGRRHEELCVEVQFPSGKWNDHPSTTEHPFICYDDKLVLVSENKTWSEALVHCRDLNMELVSVHNHSIQHWVQQEAKKASSPYVWLGLRYTCTLDFWFWVNGEESCYHNWADGEGYNTSKEQSGNTGAIERDGGKWVGLPETDKFNFICSKSDDY; from the exons ATGGCAGGCGAGCCAAACGGGGCAAACGGGGGATCTGTGGGAGGAAGGAGGCACGAAGAGCTCTGTGTGGAAGTTCAGTTCCCATCTGGAAAGTGGAATGATCACCCTTCTACCACCGAACATCCTTTTATCTGCTATGATG atAAGCTGGTCCTGGTCTCAGAGAACAAGACGTGGTCTGAAGCCCTGGTTCACTGCAGAGACCTGAACATGGAGCTGGTGTCTGTCCACAACCACAGCATCCAGCACTGGGTCCAACAGGAAGCCAAGAAGGCCTCCAGTCCCTACGTCTGGTTGGGCCTGAGGTACACCTGCACCCTGGACTTCTGGTTCTGGGTCAATGGAGAAGAGTCCTGCTACCACAACTGGGCCGACGGGGAGGGCTACAACACCAGCAAGGAGCAGTCTGGGAACACGGGGGCcatagagagagacggggggaagtGGGTCGGCCTGCCTGAGACTGACAAATTCAACTTCATCTGCAGCAAGAGTGATG ATTACTAA
- the LOC139537945 gene encoding C-type lectin lectoxin-Phi1-like isoform X1, whose translation MGHSLLLLFFSGLSVLPSCLSHQFHFVNTNKTWTEAQSYCRQNYTDLASIDDMADMNKLNNTVEAWLLTEPAWIGLCNTSWRWSPGDTKLGTVMFWEAGQPNNVKNNEFCVWMRNGFWHDENCETKHHFVCYDTNLTKYILITEKKTWSDAQRYCQKNHTYLASVRDEAEKNTIQNIIQDTIQKNYMRDKTKKNIIMKAIRDTIQASSLYFN comes from the exons ATGGGCCACTCTCTGTTGCTCCTGTTCTTCTCAG gtcTGTCTGTCCTCCCATCATGCCTCTCTCATCAGTTCCACTTTGTGAACACGAATAAAACCTGGACTGAAGCTCAGAGTTACTGTAGACAGAACTAcactgacctggcctccatagaCGACATGGCAGATATGAACAAGCTCAATAACACAGTCGAGGCTTGGTTATTAACTGAACCAGCCTGGATAGGGCTGTGTAACACCAGCTGGAGGTGGTCTCCGGGAGACACAAAGTTAGGGACGGTGATGTTTTGGGAAGCGGGCCAACCAAATAATGTAAAAAACAATGAGTTCTGTGTGTGGATGCGAAATGGGTTTTGGCATGATGAGAACTGTGAAACAAAACATCATTTTGTCTGCTACG ACACAAATCTCACTAAGTACATCCTCATCACTGAAAAGAAGACTTGGAGTGATGCTCAGCGCTACTGTCAGAAGAACCACACGTACCTGGCCAGTGTGAGGGATGAAGCAGAGAAGAACACCATACAGAACATCATACAGGACACCATACAGAAGAACTATATGAGGGATAAAACAAAGAAGAACATCATAATGAAGGCCATACGGGACACCATACAGGCAAGTTCACTTTACTTCAACTAA